The Primulina huaijiensis isolate GDHJ02 chromosome 6, ASM1229523v2, whole genome shotgun sequence genomic sequence GTTTTCCTCACTTTAAAGCGTAACTTTTCTGGATATTAGTGGAGTTAGATCACATGTCctaattttattcttatttcttatcttataaaaaaaagttcaaacaagtaaatatcatatttttatttttttttcactttttggTTGATGTTTCGATCTTCGTAAGACAACActtgcatattatattattttccaactgtatataattaaattattattataactaaTTACCCAATTATCATAAAATGATCAtccgatatttttttattacatgtattaaaaaaataattcattacaTGGGGCGGAGTTTTTTGTCTTGTTGATTGTTTGAAATGAGCAAAATGTAATAATTAGTTAATAATCTTTGATAAAGAGGTTGATTATAtgctaatatttttaataaaatacacaattctttttttttttggctttaaTTAACCGTTCGGCCATCAATATCACAGTGACTAATAATTTACAACATTACATTAAGATTTTATGGCAATGTTAGGAACGACTAATTTTTGCATCGTTCTTGTCAACGGTCAATATTGGAAGGTTTACTAAAAAGAATGTAGTACGTCCTCTTTTCATGTTTTAAGTCTAAGGGCAGTCCATTGTCTTCCGATGCAAAACAGCGCAGCCTCTTTTGTCTGCGTCAAATTTGGCACAtagattttcattttttttttgtttttttattataaatttgcttttttttattttttttattacaaatagttatattaaaaactataaattttatttaaatttattaataatataatattgattatataatataagcattattcataattaaaaatatagtaaataaaatttaataattaatatatgtaaaataaaaagaatatttcgataatattttttttgtgtaagatttgaattacatgggttggagatggatgttgtatttggtatagaaatcgcactattttaatgtaaaatttgcaccaaaatagattttgtggttggagaTGGCCTAATAGAAGATACGTGAGAAAAATGTTTTAACAGAtatatagtgtgtgtgtgtgtgtgtaatgaGATACATgtcaattatattttatgaataactcctcaatatatatgatatgaaagtCTCGTAATATATATTAGTCTCTCCCAATCACTTCCTTTTGAATGTAACTCCTGGCCTCCAGACTAATATCGAACATATTCAATTATATATTGGAGTATAAGTTCTTAGTTGTATGAAGGATTGAACTTTATAATCAAGTTCAAAATCGAAATATATCGACTAGCGAttgtatatattaaaataaaattagaagaaaatttacatataaattcaTTCGAGGGCGGCGACTGCTAATATAGCTGACACGCCACATgatcaaagaaaatcgagctcGTGGGTTCGTCCTTAGACCAAACAACTTGTGGGCTCGACTCGACCGGTAGTCGTCCCTGCCGCATTAGAACACAGAGACTTTGGCGCATGATGCCGATAACTCAGGCTAACATTTTCCAATTTGATTTGGTCGCAGGGTCTGATCTTGCTGCAATCAAATTTCACAGCCACTTCAGTGGCTGATGTCCCGTGAATTTCCTGATAAGTAACATCTCTAATCTTCACACCTGACACCTATatgaaataaatcatttaaatatatatcaaatgtgCTAATTAGTCATccaatggaaaaataaaataatattttatgaataatatttttactgaaaatataagttttataaataaataataataataaaaagaaccTGTCCAGGGCAATTTTTGCTTCCGGGGCAATAATTTTGGTCTATCACGATAGGGTTTTGCACATTGGTCATTATTGCATGCTGAAACACAACATTATAAACAAACCCTTTGCTTGGTCTTCCCCATGTCTTAATCCTCAGCCCATTTTGTGCATCTTTAAACGTAACCGTTTTAACTGTCACATTTTGTACTCCAGCTTCATCAAAATCCTTGCCTAAGCTTCCAATGCTGAGTTCAAGTTTCgagatggaaaaaaaatatatccaaaGTCGTTGAAACCAGTTATAATATGTGAAATTCATCAGTACCCACACGCAAATGCTGTGTATTATATTAAGAGAAATTTGTGCACATACCTGATGCCATGTCCGGGGCCACAGTCGACCTTTTCGATCAACAGATTGGTGGCTCCAGGACCGATCGAGACACAATCATCTCCCGTACTGATTTTAGAGTTCAAAATGGTGACATCGGTGGATAATTGAACGTGAATCCCATCGGTGTTGGGGCTGTTTCGTGGAGCCAAAATGTTGACTCCTTGCAACTTCACGTTTTCGCATCCGTTGATCACGATATGAAACATTTGGCTATTAAGGGATTTCAGTCCAATAATTTCTACGTTTTTTGAATTCGATACTCCCAAAGACTGTgagattataaaatgaaaatttcaaaattttgtccaAATTTAAACTCATACTTTTTAATTAGCGGGCAATAAATAATAAAGGTCAATTACAGCAACATCTGATGCGTGAATGCATGTACAATATGtgattatgatttgaatgaaaatttgattcaagatttggaaaattaattactaataattttaGTTGAGGTTTATGTTTGGAAATGTTGACTTATCaagatatatataacaaaataatactaataataatatatataaagatgCCTGCATGTAATTGATTTCGTCGAGCAAGTCGGTTTAAGAATATTAGTGGACAGATGCATTTAATCATTTGGAGGAATTTGACAGTACTTACGTtatgtaatttattaaaattaaaaataaatttaatgtgttattattattgtcTTTCAAATAACCGTGACCATACACTTTCTCACTAACCTGAAAGTAGTTAATCTCCTACAAATATGGCCACTTAACATCCCACATGACCAAGAAATCATAACCTTCCATTTTGAATCCTCCAAGCTTTAATTCTAGCCTAGCTTGTTTGCACCATAATactaaaaacaaatacttttaaatataaaaaatccaTGTTTTGAAACCATAATCAAGGGAAATCAGTATCttgtgaaaattaaaaaaaaaattgttactaCGCATGTTTTGCAAAAATACTAGAATTCAAAAAACACTTACAGTCGCACCACTAGGGCAATTGCTGCCATGCATCTTACAAGCCCACAAGCCAGCACCTTGGCCATCGAGGGTGCCGCCTCGAATAGAAACACCATCGACCCCTTCGAAAAGTAGCCAGTTTCCGACATTCCCAATGACGTTGTAGTTGAGGGGGGCGACG encodes the following:
- the LOC140979501 gene encoding polygalacturonase-like; the encoded protein is MYLTNSIANTLFLALFFILYHKSFATPTILNVVDLGAKPDSKTDSTAAFSTAWSSACGSTNPSTIYVPAGRFLLKNLHFSGPCKNKAITVQVDGTLVAPLNYNVIGNVGNWLLFEGVDGVSIRGGTLDGQGAGLWACKMHGSNCPSGATSLGVSNSKNVEIIGLKSLNSQMFHIVINGCENVKLQGVNILAPRNSPNTDGIHVQLSTDVTILNSKISTGDDCVSIGPGATNLLIEKVDCGPGHGISIGSLGKDFDEAGVQNVTVKTVTFKDAQNGLRIKTWGRPSKGFVYNVVFQHAIMTNVQNPIVIDQNYCPGSKNCPGQVSGVKIRDVTYQEIHGTSATEVAVKFDCSKIRPCDQIKLENVSLSYRHHAPKSLCSNAAGTTTGRVEPTSCLV